One region of Armigeres subalbatus isolate Guangzhou_Male chromosome 3, GZ_Asu_2, whole genome shotgun sequence genomic DNA includes:
- the LOC134220764 gene encoding cationic amino acid transporter 2-like, translated as MEKFFKAISRKKPNDDDGSHSKLARVLTLLDLTGLGVGSTLGLGAYVLAGSVAYEQAGPGVVVSFVIAALAAAIAGLCYAEFAARVPKAGSAYIYTYITIGEFAAFTIGWNLMLEYIIGTASVARGLSGYIDALIDYRMANTLQSIVEFRVSFLGKYPDLFSFCVVLSITALLAYGVKESTVLNNIFTGVNLIVIVVVLVSVGTKVNPDNWNIKPEDIPEGVKGGVGGFMPYGVAGVMAGAAKCFYGYVGFDCIATTGEEAQNPSRNIPLAIIFSLLIIFLSYFGVATVLTMALPYYNQDPIAPFPNLFDWLGWQEIKWIVSIGAIFSLCTNSLGAMFPLPRVLYAMSSDGIMFKKLRTVNPVTRTPILATVISGILSGTMALLFDLHQLIDMMSIGTLLAYTIVALSVLVLRYDENTNFRTSVPIQDKSVIVKQLFNLNIAKTPNSLSSKIVKISLLLYALVTCIISAFLVHGQDYLTAQYPLNLMILTILAMAILVLFLVIACQPAEESKLTFKVPLIPFVPMLSVLVNIYLMFQLDINTWISFSIWLMVGFLIYFTYGIRHSALGPGSQTLSESQLENPFAMIGLEKV; from the exons AtggaaaaattcttcaaagcgATCAGTCGCAAAAAACCGAACGACGATGACGGTAGCCATTCGAAGCTGGCTCGGGTCCTCACCCTGCTGGACCTGACGGGGCTTGGCGTTGGCAGCACGCTGGGTTTGGGCGCGTACGTTCTGGCCGGCTCGGTCGCCTACGAACAGGCCGGGCCCGGTGTGGTGGTATCGTTTGTGATAGCTGCGCTGGCGGCGGCCATTGCCGGACTTTGCTACGCAGAATTTGCGGCTCGGGTCCCGAAGGCCGGATCGGCCTACATCTACACGTACATCACGATTGGAGAGTTTGCTGCGTTCACCATCGGGTGGAATCTGATGTTGGAGTACATCATTG GAACTGCCAGTGTGGCTCGCGGATTGAGCGGATATATTGATGCGCTCATCGACTACCGGATGGCGAATACGCTGCAAAGCATCGTGGAATTCAGAGTTAGTTTTCTAGGGAAATACCCGGACCTATTTTCATTCTGCGTGGTACTATCGATTACCGCTCTCTTGGCGTACGGCGTTAAAGAATCGACGGTCTTGAACAACATCTTCACTGGAGTAAATCTGATAGTGATCGTTGTTGTGCTGGTTTCCGTTGGAACAAAGGTGAATCCAGACAATTGGAACATCAAACCGGAAGATATTCCCGAAGGGGTGAAAGGAGGTGTGGGAGGATTTATGCCATACGGAGTTGCTGGAGTGATGGCAGGAGCGGCCAAGTGCTTCTACGGATACGTTGGATTCGATTGCATCGCAACCACCGGGGAAGAGGcccagaatccttccaggaacaTCCCATTGGCGATTATATTTTCGCTGTTGATCATTTTTCTGTCTTACTTTGGAGTGGCTACTGTTCTGACAATGGCACTACCGTATTACAATCAAGATCCAATCGCTCCGTTTCCGAATTTGTTCGACTGGTTGGGATGGCAGGAGATCAAGTGGATCGTATCAATTGGGGCGATCTTTTCACTGTGCACAAACTCTTTGGGAGCTATGTTCCCTCTACCGCGTGTCCTGTACGCCATGTCATCAGATGGAATTATGTTCAAAAAGCTACGGACGGTGAACCCGGTGACAAGAACGCCAATTCTGGCAACGGTGATATCTGGAATATTGTCAGGAACTATGGCTTTGTTGTTCGACCTGCACCAGCTGATCGACATGATGTCCATTGGCACGCTTTTGGCTTACACGATCGTCGCCTTAAGCGTGTTGGTTTTGAGGTATGACGAGAATACGAATTTCCGGACCAGTGTTCCCATCCAAGACAAGTCGGTGATTGTGAAGCAGCTTTTCAATTTGAACATTGCCAAGACTCCAAACTCGCTCTCTTCAAAGATCGTCAAAATTAGTTTATTACTTTATG CGCTTGTCACCTGCATCATCAGTGCCTTTCTTGTCCATGGACAAGACTACCTTACCGCGCAGTATCCGCTGAATCTGATGATCTTAACCATTCTCGCCATGGCCATTTTAGTTCTCTTTCTGGTCATTGCGTGCCAACCCGCCGAGGAGTCAAAGCTCACCTTCAAAGTCCCGCTGATCCCATTTGTACCGATGCTGAGTGTCCTGGTCAACATTTATCTCATGTTCCAGTTGGACATCAACACGTGGATCAGTTTCTCCATTTGGTTGATGGTTGgctttctgatttatttcacCTACGGTATTCGACATTCGGCTCTGGGTCCAGGCAGTCAGACACTGTCTGAAAGTCAGCTGGAGAACCCATTTGCCATGATCGGGCTCGAAAAAGTGTAG